A stretch of the Amycolatopsis sp. BJA-103 genome encodes the following:
- the pruA gene encoding L-glutamate gamma-semialdehyde dehydrogenase yields MDAVTQTPAPKNEPVLNYAPGSAERAELEGALKSLGGADPIDITVTIGGEQRKGGGEKIEVVQPHNHKAVLGVIHSATAQDTHDAIAAAKAAAPGWRALSYDDRAAIILRAADLLAGPWRARLNAATMLGQSKTAFQAEIDSACELIDFWRFNVAFGRQILAEQPVSSPGIWNRMEHRPLEGFVYAITPFNFTAIAGNLPTAPALMGNVVLWKPSPTQSYAAHLLMRLLEEAGMPPGVINLLPGDGKAVSEVALTHRDLAGIHFTGSTATFQHLWGTVGANISGYRTYPRLVGETGGKDFVLAHSSADVDILRTALVRGAFEYQGQKCSAASRAYVPRSLWASLKDGLIAETEAITYGDVNDLGNFGGAVIDRRAFDKHAAVLKNAAEDVEIDVIAGGTADDSVGYFVRPTILVSDNPGHEIFRTEYFGPILSLHVYDDETDEGFDNVLKLIDETADYALTGAVIANDRTAVAKASEALRFAAGNFYVNDKPTGAVVGQQPFGGGRASGTNDKAGSVFNLLRWTSPRSVKETFVPPTSVRYPHQG; encoded by the coding sequence ATCGGCGGTGAGCAGCGCAAGGGCGGCGGCGAGAAGATCGAGGTCGTCCAGCCGCACAACCACAAGGCGGTGCTGGGCGTCATCCACAGCGCGACCGCGCAGGACACGCACGACGCGATCGCCGCGGCCAAGGCCGCCGCTCCCGGCTGGCGCGCGCTGTCCTACGACGACCGCGCCGCGATCATCCTGCGTGCCGCCGACCTGCTGGCCGGACCGTGGCGTGCCCGGCTGAACGCCGCCACCATGCTCGGCCAGTCGAAGACCGCCTTCCAGGCCGAGATCGACTCCGCCTGCGAGCTGATCGACTTCTGGCGCTTCAACGTCGCCTTCGGCCGCCAGATCCTCGCCGAGCAGCCGGTCAGCTCGCCCGGTATCTGGAATCGGATGGAGCACCGCCCGCTCGAGGGCTTCGTGTACGCCATCACCCCGTTCAACTTCACCGCGATCGCCGGCAACCTGCCGACCGCGCCCGCGCTGATGGGCAACGTCGTGCTGTGGAAGCCGTCGCCGACGCAGAGCTACGCCGCGCACCTGCTGATGCGCCTGCTCGAAGAGGCCGGCATGCCGCCGGGCGTGATCAACCTGCTGCCGGGTGACGGCAAGGCCGTCTCCGAGGTCGCCCTGACCCACCGCGACCTGGCCGGGATCCACTTCACCGGGTCCACCGCGACCTTCCAACACCTGTGGGGCACCGTCGGCGCCAACATCTCCGGCTACCGCACGTACCCGCGTCTGGTCGGCGAGACCGGCGGCAAGGACTTCGTGCTCGCGCACTCCTCGGCCGACGTCGACATCCTGCGCACCGCGCTGGTCCGCGGCGCCTTCGAGTACCAGGGCCAGAAGTGCTCGGCCGCGTCCCGCGCGTACGTCCCGCGTTCGCTCTGGGCGAGCCTGAAGGACGGTCTGATCGCCGAGACCGAGGCCATCACCTACGGCGACGTCAACGATCTGGGCAACTTCGGTGGCGCCGTGATCGACCGCCGCGCCTTCGACAAGCACGCCGCCGTGCTGAAGAACGCGGCCGAGGACGTCGAGATCGACGTCATCGCCGGTGGCACCGCGGACGACAGCGTCGGCTACTTCGTGCGCCCGACGATCCTGGTTTCGGACAACCCGGGCCACGAGATCTTCCGCACCGAGTACTTCGGCCCGATCCTTTCGCTCCACGTCTACGACGACGAGACCGACGAGGGCTTCGACAACGTCTTGAAGCTGATCGACGAGACCGCCGACTACGCGCTCACCGGCGCGGTCATCGCCAACGACCGCACAGCCGTCGCGAAGGCGTCCGAGGCGCTGCGCTTCGCCGCCGGCAACTTCTACGTCAACGACAAGCCGACCGGTGCGGTCGTCGGCCAGCAGCCCTTCGGCGGCGGTCGCGCGTCCGGCACGAACGACAAGGCCGGTTCGGTGTTCAACCTCCTCCGCTGGACGAGCCCGCGCTCGGTCAAGGAGACCTTCGTTCCGCCCACCTCCGTCCGTTACCCCCACCAGGGCTGA
- a CDS encoding proline dehydrogenase family protein yields the protein MLRAPLLAAARSQRMRKLVEVVPATRSVVGRFVAGAGTPDAARVVRELAEDGLRVTLDHLGEDTTDAEQAATTVRAYEELLSALAADGLAFGADVSVKLSAVGQFLPADGEKVALENARKICAAAEAVGATVTLDMEDHTTTDSTLGILRELRTEYPWVGAVLQAYLRRTEQDCRDLSGEGSRVRLCKGAYAEPEEVAFQGKSEVDKSYVRCLKILMQGKGYPMVASHDPRMIAIAEKLVMDTDREADDHEFQMLYGIRPEEQRRIAGDGKTMRVYVPYGDEWYGYFMRRLAERPANLAFFLRGLATRG from the coding sequence ATGCTGCGTGCCCCGCTGCTCGCCGCCGCTCGATCCCAGCGGATGCGCAAGCTGGTCGAGGTCGTCCCCGCCACCCGATCGGTGGTAGGTCGGTTCGTCGCCGGCGCCGGGACGCCCGACGCCGCCCGGGTGGTCCGTGAACTGGCCGAAGACGGCCTCCGGGTCACCCTCGACCACCTCGGCGAGGACACCACCGACGCCGAGCAGGCCGCGACGACCGTCCGCGCCTACGAGGAACTGCTGTCCGCGCTGGCCGCCGACGGTCTCGCGTTCGGCGCGGACGTCTCGGTGAAGCTGTCCGCGGTCGGCCAGTTCCTGCCCGCGGACGGCGAGAAGGTCGCGCTGGAGAACGCCCGCAAGATCTGCGCGGCGGCCGAAGCGGTCGGTGCCACGGTCACCCTCGACATGGAGGACCACACCACCACCGACTCGACGCTGGGCATCCTGCGGGAACTGCGCACCGAGTACCCGTGGGTGGGCGCGGTGCTGCAGGCCTACCTGCGGCGGACCGAACAGGACTGCCGCGACCTCTCCGGCGAGGGCTCCCGCGTCCGGCTGTGCAAGGGCGCCTACGCCGAACCCGAAGAGGTCGCGTTCCAGGGCAAGTCCGAAGTGGACAAGTCCTACGTGCGCTGCCTGAAGATCCTCATGCAGGGCAAGGGTTATCCGATGGTCGCCTCGCACGACCCCCGGATGATCGCGATCGCCGAGAAGCTCGTGATGGACACGGACCGCGAGGCGGACGACCACGAATTCCAGATGCTGTACGGGATCCGTCCCGAAGAGCAGCGCCGGATCGCGGGCGACGGCAAGACGATGCGCGTCTACGTCCCCTACGGCGACGAATGGTACGGCTATTTCATGCGCAGGCTGGCGGAACGCCCGGCGAACCTGGCGTTCTTCCTGCGCGGACTCGCCACCCGGGGCTGA
- a CDS encoding thioredoxin family protein — translation MSTVELTAANFDQVVSENDFVIIDFWAGWCMPCRQFAPTYEKVSGNHDDIVFASVDTEAEQQLAAAFDVRSIPTLAVIRDKTVIYAQPGALPEKTLEDLIQQARDIDMDKLKEEAQEA, via the coding sequence ATGAGCACAGTTGAGCTGACCGCCGCCAACTTCGATCAGGTCGTGTCCGAGAACGACTTCGTGATCATCGACTTCTGGGCGGGCTGGTGCATGCCGTGCCGCCAGTTCGCGCCGACCTACGAAAAGGTGTCGGGCAATCACGACGACATCGTGTTCGCGAGCGTCGACACCGAGGCCGAGCAGCAGCTGGCCGCCGCCTTCGACGTGCGCTCGATCCCCACGCTCGCGGTGATCCGCGACAAGACGGTCATCTACGCGCAGCCGGGCGCGCTTCCCGAGAAGACGCTCGAAGACCTGATCCAGCAGGCGCGCGACATCGACATGGACAAGCTCAAGGAAGAGGCTCAAGAAGCCTGA
- a CDS encoding DUF2630 family protein — protein sequence MADGDILSRIDELVSEEHELRSRAIGAGLSSDDRARLAGVEQQLDQCWDLLRQRRARVEFDEDPDGAAVRPVSEVESYRQ from the coding sequence ATGGCCGACGGGGACATCCTCAGCCGGATCGACGAACTGGTCAGCGAGGAGCACGAACTCCGCTCGCGGGCGATCGGCGCCGGGCTGAGTTCGGACGACCGGGCCCGGCTCGCGGGCGTGGAGCAGCAGCTCGACCAGTGCTGGGACCTGCTGCGGCAGCGGCGGGCGCGGGTCGAGTTCGACGAGGACCCGGACGGGGCCGCGGTGCGGCCGGTCTCCGAGGTGGAGTCTTACCGGCAGTAG
- a CDS encoding alpha/beta hydrolase, with protein sequence MVTAALAGCTAGPSVRPAVIDNDGKTDPGSSTTAQQVPLPPLTEPQSPSIKWENCDEATRQRLGQPSVPDTLKFSCARVPTTLDAPDLPGRGLSRMTVVKAGGGPIPLVVVNDVDGEPGSLYAARLAAVLPPEYLQKFSLIGVDRRGTGASAPVQCIPAEIRTDLLGGDPAAGDLEAVVDAARKAGQQCAIELDDSQVAMDSWRTAGDLEELRKQLGLDKLHALGRGDGSKVIAEYAVRFPAQVGRVMLDGLPDPAPDAAAVQESIAASAQATLDAFGADCIAKGCPIGDARAAVTAVADRLRAATAMTTDGVEITPGIALYAVYSGLAQRSRWVELAEALKTAQTGDVTPLAAFAEPVLKDSRARPTRLDGTLATKCNDSATRLSAEELTRVTTTLRDKYPQFGVFAAQQLAWCSPWPVRREPLPPAGAPGAPPILVAGTATDPVTPEQGTGRAADQMPSAVTITWQGAGHGALGLSPCVTDATRAFLIDGKIPVDGTLCPA encoded by the coding sequence ATGGTCACGGCCGCGCTCGCGGGCTGCACGGCCGGTCCGTCGGTCCGGCCGGCGGTGATCGACAACGACGGCAAAACCGATCCCGGCTCGTCGACCACGGCGCAGCAGGTACCGCTGCCGCCGCTCACCGAACCGCAGTCGCCGTCCATCAAATGGGAGAACTGCGACGAGGCGACCCGGCAACGGCTGGGCCAGCCGTCCGTGCCGGACACGCTGAAGTTCTCCTGCGCCAGGGTGCCCACCACGCTCGACGCGCCGGATCTGCCCGGCCGCGGGCTCTCGCGGATGACGGTGGTCAAGGCCGGCGGCGGGCCGATCCCGCTGGTCGTGGTCAACGACGTCGACGGTGAGCCGGGTTCGCTGTACGCCGCGCGGCTGGCCGCGGTGCTGCCGCCCGAGTACCTGCAGAAGTTCTCGCTGATCGGCGTGGACCGGCGCGGGACCGGGGCGTCCGCGCCGGTGCAGTGCATCCCGGCGGAGATCCGCACCGACCTGCTCGGCGGGGACCCGGCCGCCGGCGACCTCGAAGCCGTGGTCGACGCGGCGCGCAAGGCGGGCCAGCAGTGCGCGATCGAACTGGACGACTCTCAGGTCGCGATGGACAGCTGGCGGACCGCGGGCGACCTCGAAGAACTCCGGAAGCAGCTGGGGCTGGACAAACTGCACGCGCTGGGCCGCGGTGACGGTTCGAAGGTCATCGCCGAATACGCCGTGCGGTTCCCGGCACAGGTCGGCCGCGTCATGCTCGACGGACTGCCCGACCCGGCCCCCGACGCGGCCGCCGTCCAGGAGTCCATCGCCGCGAGCGCGCAGGCAACCCTCGATGCCTTCGGCGCCGACTGCATCGCCAAGGGCTGCCCGATCGGCGACGCCCGCGCGGCCGTGACCGCGGTGGCGGACCGGCTCCGCGCAGCGACCGCGATGACCACCGACGGGGTGGAGATCACGCCGGGGATCGCTTTGTACGCCGTCTATTCCGGGCTCGCGCAGCGCTCGCGGTGGGTGGAACTCGCCGAGGCGCTCAAGACCGCGCAGACCGGCGACGTCACGCCGCTGGCCGCGTTCGCCGAACCGGTGCTCAAGGACTCCCGGGCCCGGCCGACCCGGCTGGACGGCACGCTCGCGACCAAGTGCAACGACAGCGCGACACGGCTCTCGGCCGAAGAACTCACGCGCGTGACCACGACCCTGCGCGACAAGTACCCGCAGTTCGGCGTCTTCGCCGCGCAACAGCTGGCGTGGTGCAGCCCGTGGCCCGTGCGCCGCGAACCGCTCCCGCCCGCGGGTGCCCCCGGCGCGCCGCCGATCCTCGTCGCGGGCACCGCGACCGACCCGGTCACGCCGGAACAGGGCACCGGCCGGGCCGCCGACCAGATGCCGAGCGCGGTCACGATCACCTGGCAGGGCGCCGGGCACGGCGCGCTGGGCCTCTCCCCCTGCGTCACCGACGCGACGCGGGCCTTCCTGATCGACGGCAAGATCCCCGTCGACGGCACCCTCTGCCCCGCCTGA
- a CDS encoding ATP-dependent DNA ligase, which produces MSLPLTPPVKPMLAKPAKAIPDSGGLLFEPKWDGFRCLVFRDGDELTLQSRSEKPLNRYFPEVVERLKAALPERIVLDGELVVGRDGKLDFDALTDRIHPAESRIKLLAEQTPAEFVAFDLLALGDESYLDEPTSKRRERLEKLASDGIHLTPATSDPAIARHWFELFEGAGLDGVIGKPLDEPYTPGKRVLLKYKHSRTADCVLAGLRWHVDGEAGEMVGSFLLGLYDEDGVLHHPGVVGSFPVTRRRELAEELAPLITDGADHPWLGDNVREKQRIPGGITRWKSKEAPWVPLKLEKVVEVGYEHTEGGYPSRFRHTAQFKRWRPDREPDSCTYAQLEEVARYDLDAVFRGEVKRTR; this is translated from the coding sequence ATGTCGCTTCCCTTGACACCGCCGGTCAAACCGATGCTCGCCAAACCGGCGAAGGCGATCCCCGATTCCGGTGGTCTGCTGTTCGAGCCGAAGTGGGACGGCTTCCGCTGCCTGGTGTTCCGCGACGGCGACGAGCTGACCCTGCAGTCCCGCTCGGAGAAACCGCTCAACCGGTACTTCCCCGAGGTCGTCGAGCGGCTGAAGGCGGCGCTGCCCGAGCGGATCGTGCTCGACGGCGAACTGGTGGTCGGCCGGGACGGGAAGCTGGACTTCGACGCGCTCACCGACCGGATCCACCCCGCCGAAAGCCGGATCAAGCTGCTGGCGGAGCAGACCCCGGCGGAGTTCGTCGCGTTCGACCTGCTGGCGCTCGGCGACGAGTCCTATCTGGACGAACCGACGTCGAAGCGGCGCGAACGGCTGGAGAAGCTGGCCTCGGACGGCATCCACCTGACCCCGGCCACCTCGGATCCGGCGATCGCGCGGCACTGGTTCGAGCTGTTCGAGGGCGCCGGGCTCGACGGCGTCATCGGCAAACCGCTCGACGAGCCGTACACCCCCGGCAAACGGGTCCTGCTCAAGTACAAGCACTCGCGCACCGCCGACTGCGTGCTCGCGGGCCTGCGCTGGCACGTCGACGGCGAAGCGGGCGAGATGGTCGGCTCGTTCCTGCTCGGGCTCTACGACGAGGACGGCGTGCTGCACCACCCCGGCGTCGTCGGGTCGTTCCCGGTCACCCGGCGGCGTGAACTGGCCGAGGAACTGGCGCCGCTGATCACCGACGGGGCCGATCACCCCTGGCTGGGTGACAACGTGCGGGAAAAGCAGCGGATCCCCGGCGGGATCACCCGGTGGAAGTCCAAGGAAGCCCCGTGGGTGCCGCTGAAGCTGGAGAAGGTGGTCGAGGTCGGCTACGAGCACACGGAAGGCGGCTATCCGTCGCGGTTCCGCCACACCGCGCAGTTCAAGCGGTGGCGTCCCGACCGCGAACCGGATTCCTGCACCTACGCCCAGCTCGAAGAAGTCGCCCGCTACGACCTGGACGCGGTCTTCCGCGGCGAGGTGAAGCGCACCCGCTAA
- a CDS encoding alkaline shock response membrane anchor protein AmaP codes for MTRSVSAKALGRSTGTERTLTVLIGLLALLGGAAVVAVGAGWLGTYRADRSLVDPIALDWLSQHALAARIGAIVLGVLLLWLGLWWFFRSLRPEGRPDLELDDDLVVTSSAISEAVRADAETIDGVGRARVRAVGDSDNPALRITLWLSEGTDLKRVWEQLDLTVLARARESLGVTVLPTAVRLELDTGAPQRVR; via the coding sequence ATGACCCGTTCGGTCTCCGCCAAGGCGCTCGGCCGGTCCACCGGCACCGAACGCACCCTGACCGTCCTCATCGGACTGCTCGCGCTGCTCGGCGGGGCCGCGGTGGTCGCGGTCGGCGCGGGCTGGCTCGGCACCTATCGGGCCGACCGCTCACTCGTGGACCCGATCGCGCTCGACTGGCTCTCGCAGCACGCGCTCGCCGCCCGGATCGGCGCCATCGTGCTCGGTGTCCTGCTGTTGTGGCTGGGACTGTGGTGGTTCTTCCGGTCGCTGCGCCCGGAAGGCCGCCCGGACCTCGAACTCGACGACGACCTCGTGGTGACCTCCTCGGCCATCTCCGAGGCCGTCCGCGCCGACGCCGAGACGATCGACGGCGTCGGGCGCGCCCGGGTCCGCGCGGTCGGCGACAGCGACAACCCGGCGCTGCGGATCACCCTCTGGCTGAGCGAGGGCACCGACCTGAAACGGGTCTGGGAGCAGCTCGACCTCACCGTCCTGGCCCGCGCGCGGGAATCGCTCGGGGTCACCGTGCTGCCCACCGCCGTCCGGCTCGAACTCGACACGGGAGCACCGCAACGGGTGCGCTGA
- a CDS encoding DUF6286 domain-containing protein yields MRLFVRLLSALIGLALAAAGVLLALEVGWGWWRPGRGPLFLPWDDWRDRLSEVSWSAPEVRYLAIAVAVVGLLLILAAASAGRRAIRLADPANEVSVTTSPRSLARLVGLTVRAQDNVAGAKVTATAKKIRVRATSRLETEGELRPRLLETVSGLLDDVPLVRRPKVSVVVDSPKDRR; encoded by the coding sequence ATGCGTTTGTTCGTCCGCCTGCTGTCCGCCCTGATCGGGCTGGCGCTGGCCGCCGCCGGGGTCCTGCTGGCCTTGGAGGTCGGCTGGGGCTGGTGGCGGCCGGGGCGGGGACCGCTCTTCCTCCCGTGGGACGACTGGCGCGACAGGCTCTCGGAGGTGTCCTGGAGCGCGCCGGAGGTCCGGTACCTCGCGATCGCCGTGGCGGTCGTGGGCCTGCTGCTGATCCTGGCGGCGGCCTCGGCCGGGCGGCGGGCCATCCGGCTGGCCGATCCGGCGAACGAGGTCAGCGTGACCACCTCGCCGCGTTCGCTGGCGAGGCTGGTGGGGCTGACCGTGCGCGCGCAGGACAACGTCGCGGGCGCCAAGGTCACCGCCACCGCCAAGAAGATCCGCGTCCGCGCGACGAGCAGGCTGGAAACCGAAGGCGAGCTGCGGCCGCGGCTGCTGGAAACGGTCTCCGGCCTGCTCGACGACGTCCCCCTGGTGCGGCGGCCGAAGGTGTCCGTCGTCGTCGACTCCCCGAAGGACCGCCGATGA
- a CDS encoding Asp23/Gls24 family envelope stress response protein: MTVPPDPEDRGTLTIAPTVVRKIAQHAADQVDGTTRAERRIAGLGLGTHGASAKVGGEGNDVDLVLDVALNYPAPVRRVVGDLRARVTEEVERITSYQVRDISVKVSALLPDIAPRVR, encoded by the coding sequence ATGACCGTCCCGCCCGACCCGGAAGATCGCGGCACCCTCACCATCGCGCCCACCGTGGTCCGAAAGATCGCGCAGCACGCGGCGGACCAGGTCGACGGGACCACGCGTGCCGAGCGGCGGATCGCCGGACTCGGGCTGGGGACACACGGCGCGAGCGCGAAGGTCGGCGGTGAGGGCAACGACGTCGACCTCGTGCTCGACGTGGCGTTGAACTATCCGGCACCGGTGCGGCGGGTCGTCGGCGATCTGCGCGCCCGGGTCACCGAAGAGGTCGAACGGATCACCTCGTACCAGGTCCGCGACATCTCGGTGAAGGTCTCCGCGCTCTTGCCCGACATCGCGCCCCGCGTCCGCTAA
- a CDS encoding Asp23/Gls24 family envelope stress response protein — translation MAQPSVSKPDTPVAGSSLNEEGAAGKTTISSVVVQKVAGLATREVTGIHALGGGVSRAFGAIRERIPGSGTVTTSGVSVEVGEKQAAIDLDVVVEYGARIVDVARAVRRNVIGQVEQITGLEVIEVNIAVNDIHLPDENGGETETSRVE, via the coding sequence ATGGCGCAGCCGAGCGTGAGCAAGCCCGACACCCCGGTCGCGGGGTCGTCGCTCAACGAGGAAGGAGCCGCCGGCAAGACCACGATCTCGTCGGTGGTGGTGCAGAAGGTGGCCGGTCTGGCCACCCGTGAGGTGACCGGGATCCACGCGCTGGGCGGCGGCGTCTCGCGGGCCTTCGGCGCGATCCGCGAGCGCATCCCCGGTTCCGGCACGGTCACCACTTCCGGTGTCTCGGTCGAGGTCGGCGAGAAGCAGGCGGCGATCGATCTCGACGTGGTCGTCGAGTACGGCGCGCGCATCGTCGACGTCGCGCGGGCGGTGCGCCGCAACGTGATCGGCCAGGTCGAGCAGATCACCGGCCTCGAGGTGATCGAGGTCAACATCGCGGTGAACGACATCCACCTGCCCGACGAGAACGGCGGCGAGACCGAGACCTCGCGGGTCGAATGA
- a CDS encoding RNA polymerase sigma factor, protein MSEPAPVPDEELAARAAAGDHGAFDTLVRRHTARMYRVALRITGSAAEAEDVVQEAWLSAWRALPGFRFESAVSTWLYRVTTNGALGQVRRRKPTVPLDEGDAGVVPGPEGHVVSAEQVGTVLRAIAELDVGQRIPLILREFEGLTYEEIAEVLEVGVPALRARLHRARVALLAKLGDNFRPGER, encoded by the coding sequence GTGAGCGAGCCCGCGCCGGTTCCGGACGAGGAGCTGGCGGCCCGGGCCGCCGCCGGGGACCACGGTGCCTTCGACACCCTGGTCCGGCGGCACACGGCCAGGATGTACCGCGTGGCGCTGCGGATCACCGGCAGCGCGGCGGAGGCCGAGGACGTCGTCCAGGAGGCCTGGCTTTCCGCGTGGCGCGCGCTGCCCGGGTTCCGGTTCGAATCCGCGGTGTCCACCTGGCTCTACCGGGTGACGACGAACGGCGCGCTCGGCCAGGTCCGGCGCCGGAAACCGACCGTGCCGCTCGACGAGGGGGACGCGGGCGTCGTGCCTGGTCCGGAGGGGCATGTGGTGAGCGCCGAACAGGTCGGCACCGTGCTGCGCGCGATCGCCGAACTCGATGTCGGCCAGCGGATCCCGCTGATTCTGCGAGAATTCGAAGGCTTGACCTACGAGGAGATCGCCGAGGTCCTCGAGGTCGGAGTGCCCGCCTTGCGCGCCCGTCTGCACCGCGCGAGGGTGGCTCTGCTGGCGAAGCTCGGCGACAACTTCCGACCCGGGGAACGGTGA
- a CDS encoding pyrimidine reductase family protein, producing MQLLWPTTPADPVSGADLERLYGYPENLTRPWVQVNFVSSADGAAAVDQLSEGLSHPADKRIFLMGRLLSDVILVGAGTARAEGYRGARITPERAARRVSLGLSEVPPIAVVTRSGELDPAGPLFTDTKVPPIVITTEKAPRAALERAGAEVLVAGTDDVDLHEALKLLAGRGLYRVDCEGGPMLFGDLIAADLVDQLCLTVAPLLAGAGERRIADGRPAPQPRRMDLASVLFEDGFTMLRYRRREGG from the coding sequence GTGCAGCTTTTGTGGCCAACGACACCGGCGGATCCCGTCTCCGGCGCCGACCTGGAACGGCTCTACGGGTATCCCGAAAACCTGACCCGCCCCTGGGTCCAGGTCAACTTCGTCAGCTCCGCGGACGGCGCGGCGGCGGTCGACCAGCTGTCCGAGGGGCTTTCGCACCCCGCCGACAAGCGGATCTTCCTGATGGGACGGCTGCTTTCCGACGTGATCCTGGTCGGCGCGGGCACGGCTCGCGCCGAGGGCTACCGCGGCGCGCGGATCACTCCCGAACGCGCCGCCCGCCGGGTCTCGCTCGGGCTGTCCGAAGTCCCGCCGATCGCGGTGGTGACCCGTTCCGGTGAACTCGACCCCGCGGGCCCGTTGTTCACCGACACCAAAGTCCCGCCCATCGTCATCACCACCGAGAAGGCGCCGCGAGCCGCGCTGGAGCGCGCGGGTGCCGAAGTCCTCGTCGCCGGGACCGATGACGTCGACCTCCACGAGGCGCTGAAACTCCTGGCCGGGCGCGGGCTGTATCGCGTCGACTGCGAAGGCGGGCCGATGCTGTTCGGCGACCTGATCGCGGCCGACCTCGTCGACCAGCTGTGCCTGACCGTCGCTCCCCTGCTGGCGGGCGCGGGCGAACGCCGGATCGCCGACGGCCGTCCCGCCCCGCAGCCGCGGCGGATGGATCTCGCGTCCGTGCTCTTCGAAGACGGCTTCACCATGCTCCGCTATCGCCGCCGGGAGGGCGGGTGA
- the zapE gene encoding cell division protein ZapE, translating to MPARLIDRRPELSADELITALVPPPRFDAVRFSTYVPNPDEPSQAAAVVDCGAFAKRVAEAANRKPKSKLRALFGGGDDAPAGPMGLYLDGGFGVGKTHLLASTWHETPSPKAYGTFVELTHLVGALGFAEAVRRLSEHRFLAIDEFELDDPGDTMLVTRLLQELISAGVFVAATSNTLPDKLGEGRFAAADFLREIQSLSARFGVCRVDGPDYRHRGLPDAPPPASPEELEASAAAHPESTVDDFDALCGHLGELHPSRYGRLLDGVTRVHLRDIHPVPDQNVGLRLVAFADRLYDRAIPLVVSGEPVPLLFTEEMVNGGYRKKYLRAVSRLTALARDAVQPR from the coding sequence ATGCCCGCCCGCCTGATCGATCGCCGTCCGGAGCTGTCCGCCGACGAGCTGATCACCGCGCTCGTCCCGCCGCCGAGGTTCGACGCGGTCCGGTTCTCCACTTACGTGCCCAACCCGGACGAGCCGAGTCAGGCCGCGGCCGTCGTCGACTGCGGGGCTTTCGCGAAGCGCGTGGCCGAGGCCGCGAACCGGAAGCCGAAGTCGAAGCTGCGCGCGCTGTTCGGTGGCGGGGACGACGCGCCCGCCGGGCCGATGGGGCTCTACCTGGACGGCGGCTTCGGCGTCGGCAAGACGCACCTGCTCGCCTCGACGTGGCACGAGACGCCGTCCCCCAAGGCGTACGGCACTTTCGTGGAGCTGACCCACCTCGTCGGCGCCCTCGGGTTCGCCGAAGCGGTCCGGCGGCTGTCCGAGCACCGGTTCCTGGCGATCGACGAGTTCGAGCTCGACGACCCCGGCGACACCATGCTCGTCACCCGGCTGCTGCAGGAGCTGATCTCGGCCGGGGTGTTCGTGGCGGCGACCTCCAACACGCTGCCGGACAAACTCGGCGAAGGCCGGTTCGCCGCCGCGGACTTCCTGCGCGAGATCCAGTCGCTGTCGGCCCGGTTCGGCGTCTGCCGCGTCGACGGCCCGGACTACCGCCACCGCGGTCTGCCCGACGCGCCGCCGCCCGCGAGCCCGGAGGAGCTGGAAGCCTCCGCCGCCGCGCATCCAGAGTCCACTGTGGACGACTTCGACGCGTTGTGCGGGCACCTCGGCGAGCTGCATCCTTCGCGCTACGGCAGGCTTCTCGACGGCGTGACCCGCGTGCACCTGCGCGACATCCACCCGGTCCCCGACCAGAACGTCGGACTGCGGCTGGTCGCCTTCGCCGACCGGCTCTACGACCGCGCGATCCCGCTGGTGGTCTCGGGTGAGCCGGTGCCGCTGCTGTTCACCGAGGAGATGGTGAACGGCGGCTACCGCAAGAAGTACCTGCGCGCCGTCAGCCGTCTGACGGCACTGGCGCGCGACGCCGTGCAGCCCAGGTGA